TGTCTGCCCTTGGTCCTCTACATTGCGCATACTCACATTTTTAAATCCTACTTTTTCTAATGTTTTCATATACTCAACATGATCTGAAGTCTGGccgtatttcaaatattttttctgagTGATCGCTTTAATAGAGTCAACTCGAATAGTTGTCACCATCCTCGCACGCGGTCGCATAACTCGGTAAAGTTCACGACACCCAGCCTGTAGATCAGGCCAAAAATAGTAACAATTACAATGAAACAGTCTGTGAAACGTGTCATTTTCGAAAGGAAGATCGAGAACATTTCCTTTTTGAATGCATACTTTCCCATCGTGTATTTGCTTTGCTAGCCGTCTTTTGGCTAGTGAGATCATTTTATCAGAAAAGTCTATACCATATATTTTACCATTGCCACCTGAAGTAAAAAAGAATCTAATATTAAACCTTAAAAATATGAACTACTGTTATTGTACAATTGTGATAAGAACAAGAGCACATTACAttgtatgtaaacaaaaaaataaagatagtTTACGAAATAATAAAACAGCTACaaacaaagaaattaaataaaagaggTATCCATAGCCCTAGTCCCGTGAAATTTACATCTTATTTTAACAGACTTTCAACACACTCTTTctcaaaaatatacatacatgtatatatctcatttgtttgtatatatatatttgtcttttagttACTTTTCACTTTATCAATGTGTACactgtggtaaaaaaaaaaaccgtctCATTTCCATATGTTTGCCATATTTCACGTCTGAATTATTTTGTACTGCATTTTCGATTAATTTCtaagaaagaaaattaacattgacatcttcaaacaatgtaTATAGGCATATTTTAACCTGTAtagattatatttaattttaatatgacgtgcttcgTTCGCTTTGTGGACAAACcgatgctctaaatccaataaaatttgtttgcacatgcgtatattgactactgcagaataatgaattttatcaaattggcatgcatttaatatatttcattgacttaaaacacttccaaaattcatttattatgacggtaatgtgttgcattccgaaattgacaatatttgacctagatacgacaaccatTCATTTTGactgttcaaactcctccctctgaaaaatcacagtgcaagtcgtttgcttctttacaaacaaaaaagtgaggttcatggaagagcctacataAACGATCTACACTTATACACAtcagacatagaaattaccttaattgtcctaatcagaatcgaaataattgatgcaaactatactttattgtagttttaacatagttgggcattatattcgtgttagtttagccctcactatcgctcgggcaaaaataatcacgaatataatgcctacccatgttaaaactacgaTAAAGTATAGCTCgcatcaattattttttaaattagattggacgttatcccaattacaattatacaatatacaaacaaagcaagctaGCTAACCAAAGTCTTACTTTACCAGCATTTGGAAATTATCTATCAAGTGGTCTTTAAGGAATAAATGAGATGAGGGACCCCAATCTAGACCCTCGTGAGAATCGCCTTACCCGTCACATATT
This is a stretch of genomic DNA from Mytilus edulis unplaced genomic scaffold, xbMytEdul2.2 SCAFFOLD_1460, whole genome shotgun sequence. It encodes these proteins:
- the LOC139507138 gene encoding uncharacterized methyltransferase YdaC-like (The sequence of the model RefSeq protein was modified relative to this genomic sequence to represent the inferred CDS: added 8 bases not found in genome assembly) — translated: MTNIFREYLAQNLRKPGSGFFGWYVTKNIFLRRNVILEESAVKLCQIEPHHNVLEVGFGPGVGLEAACKHVTGGNGKIYGIDFSDKMISLAKRRLAKQIHDGKVCIQKGNVLDLPFENDTFHRLFHCNCYYFWPDLQAGCRELYRVMRPRARMVTTIRVDSIKAITQKKYLKYGQTSDHVEYMKTLEKVGFKNVSMRNVEDQGQTFQAIFADVDKT